The Polaribacter tangerinus genome has a segment encoding these proteins:
- the ade gene encoding adenine deaminase, producing the protein MVVQGNIVDIINKRIFKGEIAIENGQISNIREANHTKENFILPGFVDAHIHIESAMLVPSEFAKIAVVHGTVATVSDPHEIANVLGVEGVNFMIDNGKKVPLKFNFGAPSCVPATSFESAGAVINADDVKELMENPDIKYLAEMMNYPGVLHNDDEVFKKIEHAKSNNKPIDGHAPGLRGKDISTYINAGISTDHECFSYDEALEKLQKGMKVIIREGSAAKNFEALIDLVPDYYENMMFCSDDKHPDDLLLGHINQLCERAVAKGIDIYKVLQVACVNPVKHYKLDVGLLQKGDAADFIIVDNLKHFNVLETYINGTIVAKNGVSFVEHVDFELLNNFNAHKKIEKDFSFQSSVNKIRVIEALDGELVTNQIEASTLIKEGNLVSNTSTDILKMTVVNRYKNEKPAIAFIKNFGIKEGAIASSVGHDSHNIIAIGASDKAICDAVNLIIDNKGGICAVTETKTKVVPLPVAGIMSNKSAQEIGKSYAELDKMAKLMGSTLRAPYMSLSFMALLVIPSLKLSDKGLFDGNTFKFTSLEIK; encoded by the coding sequence ATGGTAGTTCAAGGAAATATTGTAGATATTATTAACAAACGAATTTTTAAAGGAGAAATAGCGATTGAAAACGGACAGATTTCTAATATTAGAGAGGCAAATCATACCAAAGAGAACTTTATTTTACCAGGTTTTGTAGATGCCCATATTCACATAGAAAGTGCCATGCTAGTTCCTTCGGAATTCGCTAAAATTGCAGTTGTTCACGGAACTGTTGCCACTGTTTCAGACCCTCATGAAATTGCCAATGTTCTTGGAGTTGAGGGTGTGAATTTTATGATAGATAATGGAAAAAAAGTTCCTTTAAAGTTCAATTTTGGAGCTCCAAGTTGTGTGCCTGCTACGTCTTTTGAAAGTGCAGGAGCAGTAATTAATGCAGATGATGTTAAAGAGTTGATGGAAAATCCGGATATTAAATATCTTGCAGAGATGATGAATTACCCGGGTGTTTTGCATAACGATGATGAAGTTTTTAAAAAAATTGAACATGCAAAAAGTAATAATAAACCAATAGATGGGCACGCACCAGGTTTGCGCGGAAAAGATATTTCTACCTACATAAATGCAGGAATTTCCACAGATCACGAATGTTTTTCTTATGATGAAGCGTTAGAAAAACTTCAAAAAGGAATGAAGGTAATTATACGAGAAGGCTCTGCAGCAAAAAATTTTGAAGCTTTAATAGATTTAGTACCCGATTATTATGAAAATATGATGTTTTGTTCAGACGACAAACATCCCGATGATTTGTTACTAGGTCATATCAATCAGTTATGTGAAAGAGCAGTAGCTAAAGGAATTGATATTTATAAAGTTTTACAAGTTGCTTGTGTAAACCCTGTAAAACACTACAAATTAGACGTAGGTTTGTTACAGAAAGGAGATGCTGCCGATTTTATTATTGTTGATAATTTAAAGCATTTTAATGTTTTAGAAACCTATATTAATGGCACAATAGTAGCAAAAAATGGGGTGTCTTTTGTAGAGCATGTCGATTTTGAGCTCTTAAACAATTTTAATGCTCATAAAAAGATTGAAAAAGATTTTAGCTTTCAATCTTCTGTAAATAAAATAAGGGTGATTGAAGCGCTAGATGGTGAATTAGTAACCAATCAAATTGAAGCCTCAACCTTAATAAAAGAAGGAAATTTAGTTTCAAATACCTCAACCGATATTTTAAAAATGACGGTTGTAAACCGTTATAAGAATGAGAAGCCAGCTATTGCATTTATAAAAAACTTTGGTATTAAAGAAGGTGCTATTGCAAGTTCTGTTGGCCACGATTCTCACAATATTATTGCCATTGGAGCTTCTGATAAAGCAATTTGTGATGCTGTTAATTTAATAATTGATAATAAAGGTGGTATTTGTGCCGTTACAGAAACAAAAACCAAAGTAGTTCCATTGCCAGTTGCAGGTATCATGTCTAACAAATCTGCACAAGAAATTGGTAAATCTTATGCCGAGTTAGATAAAATGGCCAAGTTAATGGGAAGTACGTTACGAGCGCCTTATATGAGTTTATCGTTTATGGCGTTACTGGTAATTCCATCCTTAAAATTATCTGATAAAGGTTTGTTTGATGGAAATACTTTTAAATTCACTTCTTTAGAGATTAAATAA
- a CDS encoding PhnA domain-containing protein, whose translation MSLQQDLESRSGNKCELCASENSLSIYEVKPSQTGGGGIDGSLLACETCVSQIENPETTDPNHWRCLNDAMWSEFRAVKVVTWRMLSRLKNEGWPKDLLDMMYLEDDDLRFAKESNDHLDESEKIIHRDANGAILQAGDSVVLIKDLKVKGSSMVAKQGTAVRRISLDYENSKYIEGKVGATQIVIVTDYVKKMAEKD comes from the coding sequence ATGAGTTTACAGCAAGATTTAGAGAGTAGAAGTGGTAATAAATGCGAATTATGCGCTTCGGAAAATAGTTTAAGTATTTATGAGGTGAAACCAAGCCAAACTGGGGGAGGAGGTATAGATGGTAGCTTGTTGGCTTGTGAAACATGTGTTTCTCAAATAGAAAATCCGGAAACTACAGACCCAAATCATTGGCGTTGTTTAAATGATGCTATGTGGAGTGAATTTAGGGCAGTAAAAGTGGTTACATGGAGAATGCTTTCTCGACTAAAAAATGAAGGATGGCCAAAAGATTTATTGGATATGATGTATTTGGAAGATGACGATTTGCGTTTTGCTAAGGAATCTAATGATCATTTAGATGAAAGTGAAAAAATTATTCATAGAGATGCAAATGGAGCTATTTTACAGGCAGGAGATTCGGTAGTTTTAATAAAAGATTTAAAAGTAAAAGGTTCTAGTATGGTTGCTAAGCAAGGAACAGCAGTTCGTAGAATTTCTTTAGATTACGAAAATTCTAAATATATTGAAGGAAAAGTGGGAGCAACTCAAATTGTTATTGTTACCGATTATGTAAAAAAAATGGCTGAAAAGGATTAA
- a CDS encoding peptidylprolyl isomerase, with amino-acid sequence MKSKILIILSLFVLVCCAPKKFKSKWLDKKAPQTFKARFETTQGNVDIEAVREWSPKGVDRLYQLIKYGYYNDVAIFRVVPDFVAQFGIHNDSIINKSWQIGIEDEPVVQKNDSMTLAFARGGVNSRSNQVFINLKNNYRLDTLTYAGVRGFPVIAKVIKGSENVLKFYNGYGDKLGRKQDSITRFGNKFLKEKFPKVDFIKKAYLIK; translated from the coding sequence ATGAAAAGTAAGATTTTAATAATACTTAGTTTGTTTGTTTTGGTTTGTTGTGCTCCTAAAAAGTTCAAGTCTAAATGGCTAGATAAAAAAGCACCACAAACTTTTAAGGCACGGTTTGAAACCACACAAGGAAATGTTGATATTGAGGCAGTAAGAGAATGGTCTCCAAAGGGAGTAGATAGGTTATATCAACTTATAAAATATGGATATTATAATGATGTTGCTATTTTTAGAGTAGTTCCTGATTTTGTTGCGCAATTCGGTATTCACAATGATTCTATTATTAATAAAAGTTGGCAAATTGGTATAGAAGATGAACCTGTTGTACAGAAAAACGATTCTATGACACTGGCTTTTGCAAGAGGTGGCGTAAACTCAAGATCTAACCAAGTATTTATAAATTTAAAAAATAATTATCGTTTAGATACGCTTACTTATGCTGGGGTGAGAGGTTTTCCGGTAATTGCGAAAGTGATAAAAGGAAGTGAAAATGTGTTGAAGTTTTACAATGGTTACGGTGATAAATTAGGAAGGAAACAAGATTCTATAACTCGGTTTGGGAATAAATTTTTAAAAGAAAAGTTTCCGAAGGTAGATTTTATTAAAAAGGCTTATTTGATTAAATAA
- a CDS encoding M1 family metallopeptidase: MKFRFLLLFYIASLSFCNIKAQGLLVKKNNFSQQDTLRGSITPERIWWDLTYYHLDIEVFPDTKFISGKNTIKYTVLNEYQSLQIDLQAPLKITKVTQDGKELEVIHNGNAHFIQLIKPQKIGRTESIVVYYQGNPKEAVRAPWDGGFSWKKDQNGNHFVATSCQGLGASVWWPCKDHMYDEVENMRISVTVPKNLADVSNGRLESIEDNGTTKTYNWYVDNPINNYGVNVNIGDYAHFSEVYYGENGPLDMDYFVLKDNLKKAKEHFKDAPKMMKAFEHWFGPYPFYEDGFKLVEVPYLGMEHQSSVTYGNQYKKGYLGRDLSGSGWGLKFDFIIIHEAGHEWFANNITNIDIADMWIHESFTNYSESLFLDYYYGKKAASEYVIGLRNYIANLSPIIGEYNVNSEGSSDMYNKGGNLLHTLRQITNNDEKWRMILRKMNKVFRHKTVNTAQIETFLSTEIGIDLSKVFDQYLRNTSIPTLDYTIQNNVLTYKWTNVVEGFNMPVKVFINKEETWLYPTTKVQSKTLSDKNTTVTIDENFYIFSKK, from the coding sequence ATGAAATTTCGTTTTCTTCTATTATTTTACATCGCAAGCCTTAGCTTTTGCAACATTAAAGCCCAAGGTTTATTGGTAAAGAAAAATAATTTTTCACAACAAGATACCCTTCGAGGAAGTATTACTCCAGAGAGAATCTGGTGGGATTTAACATATTATCATTTAGATATTGAAGTTTTTCCAGACACCAAATTTATATCAGGTAAAAATACCATTAAGTACACAGTTTTAAATGAATATCAGTCTTTGCAGATAGATTTGCAAGCACCTCTAAAAATTACAAAAGTTACACAAGACGGAAAAGAATTAGAGGTAATTCATAATGGAAATGCACACTTCATTCAATTGATAAAACCACAAAAAATAGGTCGTACCGAAAGTATAGTTGTTTATTATCAAGGAAATCCTAAAGAGGCGGTAAGAGCTCCTTGGGATGGTGGTTTTTCTTGGAAAAAAGATCAAAATGGAAATCATTTTGTTGCCACCTCTTGCCAAGGTTTAGGTGCAAGTGTTTGGTGGCCTTGTAAAGACCATATGTATGACGAAGTAGAGAATATGCGTATAAGCGTTACAGTACCAAAAAATTTAGCAGATGTTTCTAACGGAAGGCTAGAAAGTATTGAAGATAATGGTACAACAAAAACATACAATTGGTATGTAGATAACCCTATAAATAATTACGGTGTAAATGTAAATATTGGAGATTATGCTCATTTCTCTGAAGTATACTATGGAGAGAACGGCCCATTAGATATGGATTACTTTGTTTTAAAAGACAATTTAAAAAAAGCCAAAGAACATTTTAAAGATGCACCAAAAATGATGAAAGCTTTCGAGCATTGGTTTGGTCCATATCCTTTTTACGAAGATGGTTTTAAACTAGTAGAAGTTCCGTATTTGGGCATGGAACATCAAAGCTCTGTAACGTATGGTAATCAATATAAAAAAGGATATTTAGGGAGAGATTTATCTGGCTCTGGCTGGGGCTTAAAGTTCGACTTTATTATTATTCACGAAGCGGGCCACGAATGGTTTGCCAATAATATTACCAATATAGACATTGCAGATATGTGGATACATGAAAGTTTTACCAACTATTCTGAAAGTCTTTTTTTAGACTATTACTACGGAAAAAAAGCTGCTTCTGAATACGTAATCGGACTCAGAAATTATATTGCAAATCTATCACCTATTATTGGAGAATATAATGTAAACAGTGAAGGTTCTAGCGATATGTATAACAAAGGTGGAAACTTGCTACACACCTTAAGACAAATAACTAATAACGATGAAAAATGGCGAATGATTCTTCGAAAAATGAATAAAGTATTTCGTCACAAAACAGTTAATACTGCCCAAATTGAAACCTTTTTAAGTACTGAAATTGGAATAGATTTAAGCAAAGTATTTGATCAATATTTAAGAAATACAAGTATTCCTACTTTAGATTATACGATTCAAAATAATGTTTTAACTTATAAATGGACAAACGTTGTAGAAGGATTTAATATGCCTGTAAAAGTTTTTATTAATAAAGAGGAAACGTGGTTGTACCCAACCACTAAAGTGCAAAGCAAAACACTCTCTGATAAAAATACTACAGTAACTATAGACGAGAACTTTTACATCTTTAGTAAAAAATAA